From Ascaphus truei isolate aAscTru1 chromosome 20, aAscTru1.hap1, whole genome shotgun sequence, one genomic window encodes:
- the RNF225 gene encoding RING finger protein 225 — MLDETCPPAAEENSLSECIVCFTSYDALFHLPKLLSCGHVFCLECLSRISVGSPHPDSLPCPICRLPTALLPRRGPLGLSTDQDLLKQMNKSPPSMRFSRHRGLLYVQKKTSLPLSSISLSVDLGRPPPPPAPATRDIRYLFRRGGCIFYGSLGLAVLLTIALILAGVYIFYLVPWNRHREDGQGVTVGQEGMNRTEGESNSTLGHRALGREVGF; from the coding sequence ATGTTGGATGAGACCTGCCCTCCGGCTGCTGAGGAAAATTCTCTCTCCGAGTGCATTGTTTGCTTCACCTCGTACGATGCTCTATTCCATCTCCCCAAGCTCCTCTCCTGTGGTCATGTCTTCTGTCTGGAGTGTCTTTCACGCATCTCTGTGGGGTCACCCCACCCTGACTCCCTCCCCTGCCCTATCTGCCGTCTTCCCACCGCTCTCTTGCCCCGGAGGGGCCCCCTGGGGCTGTCTACTGATCAAGACCTCTTGAAGCAGATGAATAAGTCGCCTCCATCCATGCGCTTCAGTCGCCACCGCGGTCTGTTGTATGTCCAGAAGaaaacctctctccccctcagctccatCAGCCTCAGTGTGGACCTGGggcgccctccccctcctccagcccCAGCCACCAGAGACATACGCTATCTTTTCAGGCGAGGTGGCTGTATCTTTTATGGCTCTCTCGGGTTGGCCGTACTGCTCACCATTGCTCTCATACTTGCCGGAGTCTACATCTTCTACCTGGTGCCTTGGAATAGGCATAGGGAAGATGGACAGGGGGTGACTGTGGGACAGGAGGGGATGAACAGGACTGAGGGGGAAAGTAACTCCACATTGGGGCACAGAGCACTAGGTAGAGAGGTGGGATTTTGA